A genomic segment from Coccinella septempunctata chromosome 3, icCocSept1.1, whole genome shotgun sequence encodes:
- the LOC123310190 gene encoding uncharacterized protein LOC123310190: MSKFKFNCDKNNFTNHQKIHGEDSSSGSGSYQSVGRYSSIKFSHNIQSIIFSLLFQNEVHNQLHSILHEIDQQTLRRKLFNFLNQCDDPDVTDCINYFKENWAYAYRLHAGINTDMHLERFHKTLKYMYLKGKKVKRLDKGICAIVQFVDRLISRHKSAVKVKEIRVRHETMTSLDKNLLIECEDGWKIPSNTSEENIYSKNRERLPKMPT; this comes from the exons atgtcaaaattcaaatttaatt gtgataaaaataatttcacgaACCATCAGAAGATCCACGGTGAAGATTCATCTTCTGGTAGTGGTAGTTACCAATCGGTAGGTAGGTATTCTTCTATAAAATTTAGTCATAATATACAGtctatcatattttcattactaTTTCAGAATGAAGTTCATAACCAGTTGCATAGTATTTTACATGAGATAGATCAACAAACTTTACGTAGAAAGCTGTTCAATTTCCTAAACCAATGTGATGATCCAGATGTAACAGATTGTATCAATTACTTCAAAGAAAATTGGGCATATGCTTACAGACTCCATGCTGGTATTAATACTGATATGCATCTAGAGAGATTTCATAAGACTCTTAAATATATGTACCTCAAAGGAAAGAAAGTTAAAAGACTAGATAAGGGAATATGTGCAATCGTGCAATTTGTTGACAGACTTATATCCCGTCATAAATCTGCAGTAAAAGTCAAAGAAATAAGAGTTCGTCATGAAACTATGACCAGCTTggataaaaatttattgatagaaTGTGAAGATGGATGGAAAATACCTTCAAATACATCTGAAGAAAACATTTATTCAAAAAACAGAGAGCGATTGCCAAAAATGCCAACTTAA